A single region of the Brachypodium distachyon strain Bd21 chromosome 3, Brachypodium_distachyon_v3.0, whole genome shotgun sequence genome encodes:
- the LOC100838394 gene encoding subtilisin-like protease SBT1.4, which produces MEPRPLAALCVVLALVVAAAAAVPAEELETAEAMSSYIVHVAPGHAPKLPRRGLHTTRAYASFLRAHIPVEMMSSAKPKVLYSYSHAAAGFAARLTSRQAEHLASVSSVLAVVPDTMHERHTTLTPSFLGLSESSGLLQASNGATNVVIGVIDTGIYPIDRASFAADPSLPPPPSKFNGSCVSTPSFNGSAYCNNKLVGAKFFSKGQRFPPDDSPLDTNGHGTHTASTAAGSAVAGAAFFDYARGKAVGVAPGARIAAYKACWEAGCASIDILAAFDEAIADGVDVISVSLGAVGQAPEFYDDLTAVGAFSAVRKGIVVSASAGNAGPGEKTAVNIAPWILTVGASTINRVFPADAVLGNGETFTGTSLYAGKPLGSAKLPLVYGGDVGSNVCEAQKLNATKVAGKIVLCDPGVNGRAEKGEAVKLAGGAGAILASTEAFGEQAISSPHIIAATAVPFAAAKKIKKYISMQKSPVATIIFRGTVVGGSPPSPRMASFSSRGPNIHAPEILKPDVTAPGVDILAAWTGANSPTELESDKRRVKFNIISGTSMSCPHVSGIAALLRQARPKWSPAMIKSALMTTAYNMDNSGSIIGDMSTGKASTPFARGAGHVDPNRAVDPGLVYDADTDDYVTFLCALGYTDEQVAIMTRDATSCSTRNMGAAVGDHNYPAFAATFTINKFAVIKQRRTVRNVGSNARATYSAKVTSPAGTRVTVKPETLRFSETKEMLEYEVTFAQRMFDIVTDKHTFGSIEWSDGGEHKVTSPIAITWPALATQLSEM; this is translated from the coding sequence ATGGAGCCCAGACCACTGGCCGCCCTGTGCGTCGTGCTCGCCCTAgtcgtcgcggcggcggcggcggtaccAGCAGAGGAGCTCGAAACGGCGGAGGCCATGTCGTCCTACATCGTGCACGTGGCGCCGGGGCACGCGCCGAAGCTGCCTCGCCGCGGGCTGCACACCACCCGGGCGTACGCGTCCTTCCTGCGTGCCCACATCCCCGTGGAGATGATGTCCAGCGCAAAACCGAAGGTGCTCTACTCTTACTCGCACGCCGCGGCCGGCTTCGCGGCGCGCCTCACGAGCCGCCAGGCCGAGCACCTCGCGTCCGTGAGCTCCGTTCTCGCCGTCGTGCCGGACACGATGCACGAGCGGCACACGACCCTGACGCCGTccttcctcggcctctcggAGTCGTCGGGGCTGCTCCAGGCGTCCAACGGCGCCACGAACGTTGTCATCGGCGTCATCGACACCGGCATATACCCCATCGACCGCGCGTCCTTCGCCGCGGAcccgtcgctgccgccgccgccctccaaGTTCAACGGCAGCTGCGTCTCCACGCCGTCGTTCAACGGCTCCGCCTACTGCAACAACAAGCTAGTCGGCGCCAAGTTCTTCTCCAAGGGGCAGAGATTCCCGCCTGACGACTCTCCGCTCGACACCAACGGCCATGGCACACACacggcctccaccgccgcgggATCCGCCGTCGCGGGCGCGGCTTTCTTCGACTACGCCCGAGGGAAAGCCGTCGGAGTCGCCCCTGGCGCCCGCATTGCGGCGTACAAGGCCTGCTGGGAGGCCGGATGCGCGAGCATCGACATTCTTGCGGCGTTCGACGAGGCCATCGCCGACGGCGTCGACGTCATCTCCGTTTCGCTCGGCGCCGTCGGCCAGGCCCCGGAGTTTTATGACGATCTGACCGCTGTGGGCGCGTTCAGTGCCGTCCGCAAGGGCATTGTCGTCTCCGCCTCCGCGGGAAACGCCGGCCCCGGCGAGAAGACGGCGGTCAACATCGCGCCGTGGATCTTGACGGTCGGCGCGTCCACCATCAACCGCGTGTTCCCAGCGGACGCCGTTCTCGGCAACGGCGAGACCTTCACTGGCACTTCGCTCTACGCCGGCAAACCGCTTGGCTCAGCCAAGTTACCCTTGGTCTACGGCGGGGACGTGGGCTCGAACGTGTGTGAGGCTCAGAAGCTCAACGCCACCAAGGTCGCCGGGAAGATCGTTCTCTGTGACCCCGGCGTCAATGGCCGGGCGGAGAAAGGAGAGGCCGTCAAGCTCGCAGGTGGCGCCGGGGCAATCCTCGCGAGCACGGAGGCATTCGGCGAGCAGGCCATCAGCAGCCCCCATATCATCGCCGCCACGGCCGTCCCGTTCGCCGCCGCtaagaagatcaagaagtaCATAAGCATGCAAAAATCCCCTGTCGCGACGATCATTTTCCGCGGCACCGTCGTCGGCGGATCACCTCCTTCCCCTAGAATGGCATCCTTCTCCAGCCGCGGCCCGAACATCCACGCGCCGGAGATCCTCAAGCCGGACGTCACCGCGCCTGGCGTGGACATCCTGGCAGCCTGGACCGGCGCCAACTCGCCTACGGAGCTCGAGAGCGACAAGAGACGAGTGAAGTTCAACATCATATCGGGCACGTCCATGTCGTGCCCGCACGTGAGCGGCATCGCGGCACTGCTACGGCAGGCGAGGCCCAAGTGGAGCCCCGCCATGATCAAATCCGCCCTCATGACCACCGCCTACAACATGGACAACTCCGGTAGCATCATCGGGGACATGTCCACCGGGAAAGCATCCACGCCGTTCGCCCGCGGGGCCGGACACGTGGACCCGAACCGCGCCGTCGACCCGGGCCTGGTTTACGACGCCGACACCGACGACTACGTCACCTTCCTCTGCGCGCTCGGGTACACGGACGAGCAGGTCGCCATTATGACGAGAGACGCGACCAGTTGCTCGACGCGCAACATGGGTGCCGCCGTGGGAGACCACAACTACCCGGCCTTCGCCGCGACTTTCACCATCAACAAGTTCGCCGtcatcaagcagcggcgcacCGTGCGCAACGTCGGGAGCAATGCCAGGGCCACGTACAGTGCCAAGGTCACCAGCCCTGCCGGCACGCGCGTCACGGTGAAGCCGGAGACCCTGCGGTTCAGCGAGACGAAGGAGATGCTGGAGTACGAGGTTACCTTCGCGCAGCGGATGTTTGATATTGTGACGGATAAGCACACGTTTGGGTCGATCGAGtggagcgacggcggcgagcacaAGGTGACGAGCCCTATCGCCATTACCTGGCCGGCACTGGCAACCCAACTTTCAGAGATGTGA